In Micromonospora sediminicola, the DNA window CTGGCGCGCACCGAGGCGGGTTGGCCCGGTGAGGTGGCGGCGGTCGCGGCCCGGGCGCTGCCGGCCGGGTGGTCGGCGGCGGCGTACTGGGCGGCGAACTGGCCGCGGCTGTGCCGGCCAACCGTGTCGCCGGTGCTGGCGGCCGGCCACCGGACCCAGGCGCGGGCCTGGGCGGCGGGGTGGGTACGCGAGCAGGTCGCTGGCCATGCGCGGGCAGGCAGGTCGTGGGCGCAGGCCGATCGGGTCGACACGTTCTGGCCGCGCGGGTTCAGCCCCGCCGCCGGGGTCGTGCCGGAGGGCTCGCCGTTTCTGCATCCGGATCTGGTCGCCGCCGGCCTGGCGGTGCCGGTCGCTTCGCGCTACGACCCTCACCCCGCGCACGCCTACCACCGGATCAAGCCCCTGGTCGTCAGGTTGTTCCCGGCCGAGATGCGGGCCGGGTTGCCGACGGTGAAGCGGTACTACGCCGCCGCGCTGGCCCGCGCGGTCGCCGGTCCGCTGGCCGCGCCAACGGCCGTGCGAGCGGGGTTGCTCGACGCCGCTGCGGTCACGTCCTGCACGGACACGGCGACCCGACTGACGGTGGCGGCGGTGGAGACCTGGCTCGCCGGCGCGGTCGCGCGCGGCTATCGGGTCAGCGGGTGAGCTGGTAGGACCACAGCCGGTCCACCTCGACGAACCCGACCCGCTTGTACAGGGCGTTCGCGGCAACCCGGGACCGCTCCGGATCGTCGTCGGGGGCGTCGTCGTCGACGTAGAGGATGACCTCCCGGGCGCCGAGTCCGGCCAGCAGGTCCAGGGCCGACCCGAGCAGCCGCAGCCCCAGCCCCTCGCCCCGGGCCACGGGCTGCACGCCGATCCACCAGAGCACGCCGATCCCGTCGACCGGTTCGCCGATGGTCGCCTCGGCCACCACCTGGCCGTCCCGCTGGACCTGCAGCACGCGGCGGTCCTCGTCGCAGCTGGTCCGGTACGAGCAGGTCGGCAGGCTGGGGGCGGGCAGGTCCCGGCGCATGTACCGCCACAGGTCGCTGCCGGTGAAACCCCGGTCGAGCAGGGCGGCGTGGGTGGCCGACCGGTGCCGTACCGGCAGGGCCTCCAGGCCCAGGCCCAGCGCCGTGGCGAAGGAGAACGCCTCCACCGTCGGGCAGCCGGCCAGGCCGGCGAGCGCGTGGTCGAGCAGCCGCCGCACGGCCGAGGGATCCTCCCGGGCGTGCAGCCACAGGATCACTCCGGCGCCGTCGCGCGACCGCCGGGCGTAGGCGACCGCGCCGGCCGGCGCTCCGTCGGCGTCGCGCAGCACCTCGGTGCGCAGGTCGGTCAACTCGGCCCACCACGCCGAGTCCACCGGTGACGTGCCGTCGATCGCGGCCTGCAGGCGCCCCACGGTGCACGCCGGTTGACCGGGCAGCCGGTCGGCGTTGACCAGGTCGACCAGCTCCGGCGTGGCGGTGGTGACGGGTGTCAGCAGCGACGTGGCCACGGGTGACCTCCTTCTCTGGGTGCCCGTTGGGTCAACGACCATCATCGGTCCAGCGGCGGGCCGCCGGCGCTGTCACGGGTGGAGTCGGCGCAGCAGCGTGCCGCCGTCGGTGTGCTCGCGCAGGTAGTCAGCGAGCGCCGCCAGGGCGGCGCCGGGCCGCGGCGGTTGCTCGGGTCGCCGCCGGGTGAGGACGGTCCCGCGGCGCTTCGGCGCGGGGCCCCGGCGCTTCAGGGGTGCGCCGACGGCGGTGGCGTGCAGCTTCTTCACGGTGGCGTCGATGGCGTGGATGCCGGTCTCCCCGCGCAGGGTCAATGGTGGCTCGTCCCAGGCGTCGGTGTCGCTGGGCGGTTGCAGGCCGGTCAGCGGGTCGGCCTTGGTGATGGCGGCGTGGTAGACGCCCAGCGCGGCGGCGGCGTAGGCGCGGGCGGCCCGCTCGGCGCGTCCGGCAAGGTCGGTGACGTGGGCGTGGGCGAGCTTGGCGCGTTGCCGGCCGGTTTCCTGCCACAGCTCGTGCACGGCGGCGGTCTGCTCGACCACCGCGGCCGGCAGGACAGCCGAGGGCGTCGGCGGCTCGGCGGTGGCCTCGCTCTCGGCCGTCAGGTGCAGTTCGCGCGCGGCGGCCCAGGCTTTGACCAGCGCCTGGT includes these proteins:
- a CDS encoding asparagine synthase-related protein, producing the protein MDVDPLVVADPDARVACGELARLFTGVGVTGEFPTGSWWQGVELVWPAPTARPAGGPLREVFTRAVAEMCGDATVVGVNFSGGLDSLAVLVAVCRLVPARPVVAFTVDLVDDDGASTAAVAAALIAALRLPARLVVVDPDAAGPAPPWSPLGPRFDALPHLNARVNAAAADAGCGVLLSGNGADELLAAGSFASAEVTGRWGIRGARRYVVDLARTEAGWPGEVAAVAARALPAGWSAAAYWAANWPRLCRPTVSPVLAAGHRTQARAWAAGWVREQVAGHARAGRSWAQADRVDTFWPRGFSPAAGVVPEGSPFLHPDLVAAGLAVPVASRYDPHPAHAYHRIKPLVVRLFPAEMRAGLPTVKRYYAAALARAVAGPLAAPTAVRAGLLDAAAVTSCTDTATRLTVAAVETWLAGAVARGYRVSG
- a CDS encoding GNAT family N-acetyltransferase; the protein is MATSLLTPVTTATPELVDLVNADRLPGQPACTVGRLQAAIDGTSPVDSAWWAELTDLRTEVLRDADGAPAGAVAYARRSRDGAGVILWLHAREDPSAVRRLLDHALAGLAGCPTVEAFSFATALGLGLEALPVRHRSATHAALLDRGFTGSDLWRYMRRDLPAPSLPTCSYRTSCDEDRRVLQVQRDGQVVAEATIGEPVDGIGVLWWIGVQPVARGEGLGLRLLGSALDLLAGLGAREVILYVDDDAPDDDPERSRVAANALYKRVGFVEVDRLWSYQLTR